The stretch of DNA TGGTGGCCGGCATGGTCCTGAGCGTCATCGCTATCGTTCTTGCAGCTATTGTGGTATCCTGAGATAAAGCACGACTATCGACCATCACCCCTGCCTATTTTATATCTGATATTGTTGAGCTTCTTACACGGCTAGTGCACTCAGATGATCGTTCTTCATGTCGATCGATCTTGTAGGTATTATGGTTTTTGGCcaatatatttgatttaattGGATGTCTTCTTAGGTAGGGAACGGAGTTGTTTAATGTGTTGATGTTAATTGTTCTTCGTTCACTGTGGACCTTGTTTCCCGTCGTAAATTTtgtattaataattattttggtgTGGATTGATACTGATGTCAATTTCtacataaataaaatttgaattttttatgttGAAATTCAGGTTGCTAAAAGTTACAGCAATTTTGCCGAAGGAATATGaatgtaatttaaatttaactTAGCATAATGTAGAAATGTATGGGGAGTGTGAATTTTTCAGGAAAAAATTGCAATTGTACTTTAGAGATTAAATAGTTAAGTTTGATCTTACTCGAATATTGTCTCTAATAAGAAGAAACTATTTTACTGAGAAACTAAAATATACAGATGATTTTACATGTAACATACTTGAATTATTTATGGATATCAAGGGTATCTTTTTTCTTATTTCTAGTAAATGTCAATATACAATTAGCTTTCTGACCTTAGGAGGTATTCCCTCACTAAATTGGATTCCACGATACAGTTGGGATTTCTTGGACTCTTTAAGAGTGTACTCTTGATCAACTGAACCGTGCAAGTGTTTGTCGGGCTGCTGTGCCAGTTCGGCTGGTGCGTGGAGCCTTGCATTTACCCATTCTTAACTCCATGGTAGCGCTTTGCTTAGTAGCTTGGGATCTCAATCAATGTATTGAACTTACTCAAGGATGCTGAGACGCCATTTATGAGAAGTCTAATGAGAGTTGCACCATCATATTATTGTAACCAAAATCAGGTGACTGCATGCTAGTGTATACCCCGTGGAAGTATAGTTAAGCGTTGATGAGGATATCCGATCAGAAACTCATTTCCAAGTATATCAGTAGTTTCCCTGCCCTATTAAAGAGAAAATTCGTGCACTGGCTGCATGCATATAAAGGAAAAACGGCTGGTATAGTTAAGCGTTGATGAGGATATCCGATCAGAAACTCATTTGCAAGTATATCAGTAGTTTCCCTGCTctatctatatacctataaaagtgtggataatTCAAATGTTTTCCAATTGTGAATAGACGTCATTACCCTTCACATTTTTTACTTATTTCAATTATCAATCAAGTAACCTATGTAAATTCACATttagtctattaattaataattaatactaattaaacATGTTTTATGGTTATTACCCTTCACATTTTTTAAAGTCCATAAGTTGATTGATTTTTAGTTTATTATGCCTTATACTTGATgtttgaatatatattttttaaaaatttgtttcatttaatttGATTCTATATATTGtgctaattataatttattagataacataaaattatcaacttcaattttaatttgacaaaaaactcgaaaatgattcaaattatttttttagaaaatcaaattttttatttttatcatataattTGTATTTACGTGCATCGCACGTGCTTCATACTAGTTAAAGAGAAAATTCGTGCAATGGCTGCATTTGTACAAAGGAAAAACGGCTAAGTTGAGTTGAATTCCTATCGAAACGTTCTACAAGTGTTGGTAATGATTACACCTGTTCGATTGCTGTATCTCACAACCAATTTAGTCCCTTGGTCCTTATTGAGATGAACGGTTCAGATATCCTATATATTTCTAATTAAAGCAGAGTGGTTACCCTCTTACGTCCACTTTTGCCATTTTTTCACCCGCGCAGAGCTGTCGCTCTGAGTCCTTTGCCTTCATTATCACTATACCCTGCCTTCTTACAACTTAAAAACAtcagaaatcttcaagaaactAGGGATCTTGAACAGCCACCGTTTTTCTCTGAAGCATACAATGAAGTGGGATAACTGATCAGTGATGGCCTTGCTAATCAACGAATAATACTCGTATCACTtcccagatttctttcttaAACGCTCTTTGACAAAGTCAGTTCGAGCTTTGATCCGAGCTTGTTGAGGAGCAACATTTGCATATGACAAATGCAAGCCTGCAGCAAACAACGAGCCACCAGCAAGGAAGAAAGCTACAGTTGCTGCCAATTTCTTTGGTGTTGACGGGAAGCACAACACCATTGGATGATTAGTGCTTCTAAATATCCTCAATAGAAGTAATTTTATCGCATCAAACTGGACAAGAAGATGGAATGGATCATCGCTCACATTACACATACGAAGAAGAAATGTAAAGAGGTTCACACGGCACTGGTTGAGAACCAATGACTAATATTTGTAAGGAGGTAAAAGTTCCAATGCAGAAAAACCATACAAATTCCAAGTTTCTTCATCAAAAACATCTCTGACGACAGGTTGTCCTTATAGCATTTTTCAGAAAGAATTTGCCAAGGAACATTTGGATTCAAGTAATAAGTGGATTAGAGTTCAAATTTCAAGTACAAAGTTAATCATATTGTTTGGATAATTTCGACTTCAAATGATTGAATTTTAACTTTAGTAAAACAAGGCATTTCAACATATCGGAATTGCTTCAAACCTTTCAAATTCATTCTTAAAACAAAGTTATTCAATCCAAACACCACCCGAGCGCACactttatataattataatttcgCCATATGAAAAAAAAAGTAGATTCAAAAAACCCCAAATATCATATAATCAAACAAATAATAATCTAAAaaacaaaatcttgaaaaatgaGTTTATGTGGCAAACAAAAGAGTAGGTGGATCCTAGCAGCAGATCAAAAGAATGTTTTGCTATCTCCATAAAACTTCCTCCGTCAGAATTCATCAAACACTTGGCATGCAGCCGACAACAACTATTACTTGCTATATGCGAAAGTTCACCGAGAGGGGCAATAAAGATTTACCTGATATCAGCTGGAAAATAGCGGATTTCGGTGAAACAGCCATAGCCATTCCCAAGTAAGATGCGAGCCCGTCTCAACAAATAACCCGGGTCAGATTGAAAACCTATATCCATCTTCCAAATTCACGCACGCcattgcaaattttttttttctttttagaaaTTTAGGTTGAAAAGAGGGAAAATTGACTCCGGTTGTTTCCTAAACACCGATTATCGATAGGGCTTGGGGGGTGGTCGGGTTCCAATGTGCTTTAGCTTTCAATGCTATATTTTGACACTTTAAAAGCAAATATCGGTGTGAGATAGTatcatgagtcgtattttatgatataaatctcttatttgaatcatttatgaaaaaagtattactttttatgctcacattattaatttttattgtgaatatcggtagggttgacccgtctcacagatcaAAATTCGTGAAATCGTCTTACAAGACATCTACTCAACTTTAAAACAATTGGGGAAATTTTTTGGAAAATTCCAAATTTACGCGGTATGTTTCTTTATTTACGATTTTGATAATTTGTATTATAAAATTTCAATTATAGTTttctaattttcgattttttaaaataattttgattattttttattacaaaaaaatattaacatgACATTATAatccatgtcaaaataaaatatcaaaattataaaaaaaaaaaaaaaacaagcgaaatatcggtagggtttgGGAAGGTGGATTCCAGTGTGTTTTAATGCTATTTTATAAAACTTTGAAATATTGGAAAAATAGGAAAAATGGTAATTTTGTTATATATGTGTGTTTATCGCGATTTTAGTAATACTTGTCCTCAAATTTCAGTTATAATTTTTGTCAATGTTCTCTTTTTTTAATGTTAATAATTGGGAGTATTGATACGACACTATTCTATTTATACCAAATCTTATGACCAAAATCATAAGAACATAATTATATAAGAACAAATGGAAAAAATACAGTAATACATTCAAAATATGCAATTTCCACCAAAAAAAGCATATATTTCTTCTTTGGTTATTATCTAATTTCTTGATATCGGGATATTTGATCGAACCACGTAATTCTTGTGTTTATATATACCGCTCgttatttttcttgaattcatatTGAGTTTCTATAACAAATTGGTTCGATGTTCTCAAAAGTTAACGGTTTGATTttcaatataataaaaatttaatcgaAACGAATTTTCAACCGAAACGAACAATCACATTAAATTTGATTGCACGATCTACAATTGAATCTTAATCAATAATTACTTTACTAAATAAGTTTTATTTCTCATTGTATAACTTATCAGATGTTTTTTTATGACGTTTGCTGTTTTAAAACAGAGAtatgaatatatttataatcattaaAGATTATAGcctttttttaatcatatataCACGTATAGGTCTCCAATTTCTGAGCAAAATCACACGTGATCAAAACTATAAttacaaattatatatatatatatatatatatatatatatatatatatatatatatatatataaaattataaatgcCTTCAAAATTAAACTTCAAAATACGAAATGTCAAtagatttttaatgattttataaaaatttagtgATATTCTATgtaaaattttgtaaaattttaaaaagtcatgtggtattcaaacttgactttaaaaactctacaaaagtctaCATGTATTCAAGATGTCAACAGATTTTTAATAActccatgaaattttattaagtACAATAATTATAGCATAACttacaacaataaaatgtcaaaaaaatCTTTCATTCAACCTGAAGATTTGGATgtatatttaattgaaaaatctCTCAAACTTACATACTCAGTATAACACTacaatattcatttttttaatctatttatttttctttttatctgtattgtttaaaaatatattcttttttattgttaacaataatttaaaatcaaaattattaaaatcattcattttatttttagaacttCAATAACAAAACttcacaaaattttaaattatatttatttaaaagttttaaaaattattacactacataataaaaaattttataatattttattgctttataaattaaaaataataattatttttaataaataaagtttaattttttttgttaattattatataatattttatgtttaattattttctataattttaattaatttatatattaattttgattataactcaaaatttttgcatatgatatttttattaacttgaatgagaatatatatatgtgtgtgtgattgatatataattttataagtTTATTAACACATATATAGTAATAagttaaatatattaaaattttataaagttatcataattacaaatattttaacatgCTTGCTATTTAATTTCAGGTACAACtaattgtgttgttttttttttttgacatattgtttgtatattatatgaatatttatatttttatagttTTCAAAGATTATGTATATTATTCATTAGTTAATTCTACAAATATGATTTGATgggtaaatattttttaatggatgataGATATCCAAATCGACATCAATTTTTGGCTTCTTTTCGAGATGTACGTTATCATCTTCATGAATTCACAGGTCAAGGTCATCATCCTGATGCTAAAGAGTTGTTCAATCTTCGTCATGCTTCTTTGAGGAATGATATTGAGCGGACACTTAGTATATTTAAATCACGGTTCAAAAATATTCAAGATGACTCCTCAATTTTCATATACGACCCAAACAGAGCTTGTATTTGATTGTGCTGGATTATCCAATTTTCTTCGAAATGAGTGTCGatgtgatgaatttcaaattgaaccaGATAATGAAGCTCAATTGTCTTCATCGGCACAAGTTTATGAAGACATTAAATTGGATCAGGTTATTTGATACTCAAGAATAACAATTAGCAAATACTAGTGTATGGAGGGATACCACAGTCAATGAAATGTGGAGCGATATTGATCAAAATGTCAAtaatgattagattttttttaataaaagacTAATCATTTTTTGATTGTtcctttaataaaatttttatcatgaactcataaaaatattgttcattaatatgttgaattgacataaagaattgaaattttatttcaataaattggatagttcatttgtcgtttttcacaaattaaattaatttaaattttaaataaattaaattcatttacattcataaataaaaataaaataaaattgaagaggttatctgtaatgcccgagattttgattatgataatccgaaatgatttggggataattgatatgattatagacggaaaggatcggatcgggaaagacgagataatgcatgaaaatgtgcgaggaacagtagccctcgcgcatatgcgcggcacagatgcgcatatgcgcgacatgggcagaggacctcgcgcatatgcacgaagtgagtcgcgcatatgcgcgagcctgtacaagtgaagtccagaggacctcgcgcatatgcgcggagatgagtagcgcatatgcgcgagctgccgagaagcttattcacgagaccagtaggtctcgcgcatatgcgctgatattagtcgcgcatatgcgcgagacgtgcagtatgagGGATGAGCCACTTGCCCTCTTGCATgtacgagatatatatatatatatatatatatatatatatatcatgaattcgTTCAGAATTCATAAGAAAAGGAGAAGGCGTCAGAGAAAaggtgaaaatccttacgcctttatatttcaatccgtccgttagattttgaatacgacttcagtattgagttcctatcgacgtagactacaactggacgtaagttttgctacgttttgatatgatttgaaattatggtattgtcagaatctgatatgattcatatatgatgttcttgtcatgttagacatcgtataatcgaaaccggactgaagaacaaataccatatggaattgttatgattttcggagttgttttggaatcgatttgatatcagaattgaattgttaccgattatgagatgttagaattaatagctgactgagatgatattgttgggtatattgagactatgacgttgtgctgttgaaacaaaatttgattgaattctgattatatccaatgttgtttgagtggtgtattgataccgtaccctcgatattgttattgtcagattaagtattgacaggctttgagttcgagacttcgacagagtcagagcatcagaaagaaaggtataaattaatgttgagttgggattgcacaactcgagtgaggtttgactcgagtctccctaaatcacatacttagtttattacattgatatttgtaattgatgagattgatgtttgtagtccattgatttatagccactgcatgtattgactactgatttctctagtcatcggctgattcgcctatttactgtatgcatgtattgactgctgattcgctagtcattggctgattcgccaagttaccggctgattcgtctggctatcgggctgattcgcctagtccctgactgattcgtctaattattggctgattcgcttaatccttgactgattcgtcaattctgtggctgttttGCCCAGACGCTGGATataggaattatatcgatgccgtttagggttgagtcattcctatcgactgagattcgatataattctcaatattcaaaaccgggatccctagattaggaatgagtcgagtctgagacgacgcgttgtttgagtcaagtctgatacgactagttgatttacagttttgatatcatacatgtttgttgattggctgcatgtgaatgatatttgttatatgcttttgtatatgtttttatatgattgcatgtttacattgtttatactgggatttattctcatcggagttatccggctgttgtcttgttttgtatgtgtgcatgacaacatgtgggacaggttcagggttgagaagatgaagaaagatcgtgattagagtggaggctccggacttggattagagatagggttggacacttgatattagctgttaaaccttaattgaataaatgtatgtggtacaggacttgtacttttatactgagatgtatatacgttttattCCACTACGTTcagcattttaaaaaaaatttagaccctgttttataattgattaattagtcccaatgatgattaagaacatgattagcgtccgggtccccacattatcTATatacaataattatttaaaataaattaataaaaaaataaatcacaactataaataataaaatccacataattctatgaaaaagtttataaaagtctacaaaaatattgataaaaatttataaaagtttatgaaatttattttataattctataatattctataaaaaaaaaacaataaaaagctatcaactccacaaaaattcacgttttttttaaaaaaatcattaaaaatcttATAAACCCCTTTtagtttaattttataataGTCCAAGAAGAAGAGGTTTACCAACCATTCCAAAGCTGGTACTGTATAAATATCTCAGCCTCCCCCTCTCTCTGTCTTCATGTTTCGCACGAAAACTTCGGGGAAAAGCGGTGGTTTCCTTAATTCCTACGGCATCGAGAATTCGCAAAAGGGCTTTGAGTTTTTGGTAGGATTTTCAAGATTTTGCTGTCTCTCGTGCTTTTGTATGATGGGAATTGTGGTTTCCGGGATTGTTGGTAGTTTGGTTCTGGGTTGTGGAATACAGTCAAGAACTGTGTGTTTTCTTTGATCGATACTGTGTGGAGGAAATATACGTGGTTTTAGGTGAAAGTTTATACCGATTTATTTGAATGAATCAGTTGTTTATGTCGGCTTGAGTTGGAAAATTTTGGGATTTCTTTGCTTTTCTTTACTGATTTTTTAATCAGAAGTTGAGAAATGCGCGTGAAATCATGGCATTTTCTTTTCTTGGACAAATTCGTGTCCTTGATTATCATTAAATGAGTGTTTTAAAGTTCttattattatcatcatcattattttttttatcagaatCAATCGCTatgtatattaaaaataataatcttctGTAGATGCCCGGTATGAGTTCTGATCTTGCTGATCCAGATAAGGAGCCTTTTGTGGAAGTCGACCCCACGGGTCGATATGGTAGGTATAACGAGCTTCTTGGGTCTGGGGCGGTGAAAAAAGTTTACAGAGCATTTGACCAAGAAGAAGGTATAGAGGTGGCATGGAACCAGGTCAAATTGCGAAACTTCTGTGGAGATGAAGCCATGATAAACCGATTATATTCTGAGGTTCGATTATTGAAGACCTTGAAAAACAAGAACATCATTGCGTTATACTCGGTTTGGCCAGATGAAAAAAGGAATACGTTGAACTTTATCACCGAAGTTTGTACCTCAGGGAATTTGAGGGAGTATAGGAAGAAACACAAGCAAGTTTCGATTAAGGCGTTGAAGAAGTGGTCAAGGCAAATTCTTAATGGTTTGCACTACATGCATACTCAGGAGCCTTGCGTGATTCACAgggatctaaattgtagcaatGTCTTTATTAATGGAAACATCGGGCAGGTATATATTAATTTGTCTCATTTTTCCTTTGTTTTCGGGTTCTTTTGCTTTGATTATGAGGATTTGAATGGTTGCTGGAAAATTCTGGAAATCATATGAAATGATCACCAAATATGTGCAAAAACTAGCGTTGCTTTTTAGTTGAACCAGGTCGAAAAATCTCACCATTCATggtaaacataaacatatatgtCATTGAAACTGTCATTATGCTCTGATTAATGATCAAGAGAGTAAGTTATCGGTCTGTTTCACGTGATTCCTTGACCGTTTACTATTTTACCgaaaagatttaattttatgTGCTTGCCATTCTTAGTTCTCTCCCTTGAGcttaacataaacatacatgtccTTGAAACTATCATTATGCTCTGATTAAATAATCACTGCTCTCAAATCAATCAGGTGATGCTGATTTACTCTTTAACACTGCTTCACTTAAATAGGTGAAAATTGGCGATTTGGGCCTGGCTGCAATAGTTGGGAAAAACCACTCAGCACACTCGTTACTTGGGACGCCAGAATTTATGGCACCGGAGCTCTATGAGGAAAATTACACCGAGCTAATAGACATATACTCATTCGGCATGTGCTTGCTCGAGATGGCGACTCTTGAATTACCTTACACAGAATGTGACAACGTTGCCAAGATATACAAAAAAGTAACTTCCGGTGTGAGGCCTCAAGCCATGAACAAAGTCAAGGATCCAGAGGTGAAAGCATTTATCGAGAAATGTTTGGCTCAGCCGAGAGCTAGGCCATCAGCTGCTGATCTTCTTAAAGATCCATTTTTTGATGGAATAAATAATGACGATGACGAATAAGAATGTTGTTAGATAACGCTAGCAGTTAGCAAGTGATTGAATCAAATGACCCTTGATTTTGTTATGGTTTAGTGCATGTAAAATTTCGTTTTTCTCATGGTTTTCGTGTTTGAATCACATCTCAAGTTGTACTGATTTGTATGACGTTTCTTCCATTTTCAGTTTATCTGAGAAATTGAAATTTTCTTGATCTTGAAAGTGTTCCGTGTGATATTGATTTCTGCAATGGAGTTTGATAAGAATCTCATTTTATTTGTCTAGTCCCCAACCAAAACTTTATTTTAAGTTGGTAGAAAAATGTACCCTATTTTTTTCATTCAATTATATCacctaaaatatatatttcagatATTTGTTGTTATCCAAGAATAACTACAAAAGCTATAATCAATCATAactcaaatatttaaataataaattttataagacATTTTCCTCTCTGCAAAACGATCGAAAATGACTTTTAAActgtattatttaaatatttaagttatataattattatagtTTTTGATAAAACGGACTGatgtttgatttaattattgGTATCGAAATCATTCTCATATGTTGGATTTTTTTTCACGAGTTGGAATGCATTGCAATTATTGAGAAAATGATAGCATGAAACATCATTATTATGTTAGAAAAACGACTTAAAATATTTGTGTTGGATGATTAGCACAAATTCATGGCAAGAATTAAATGcattaagaaataaaattaCCTAGACTAGCTAGAGAACAACGGAATCACTTGACTTTCTAAACATAACATCGATCTGGTTCATACTTAAAGGCAAATGATATTACGCATCATGTACACAAGTTGTAAATCTCCGACTACAATACACAAA from Primulina tabacum isolate GXHZ01 chromosome 3, ASM2559414v2, whole genome shotgun sequence encodes:
- the LOC142540681 gene encoding putative serine/threonine-protein kinase WNK11 isoform X2 — translated: MPGMSSDLADPDKEPFVEVDPTGRYGRYNELLGSGAVKKVYRAFDQEEGIEVAWNQVKLRNFCGDEAMINRLYSEVRLLKTLKNKNIIALYSVWPDEKRNTLNFITEVCTSGNLREYRKKHKQVSIKALKKWSRQILNGLHYMHTQEPCVIHRDLNCSNVFINGNIGQVKIGDLGLAAIVGKNHSAHSLLGTPEFMAPELYEENYTELIDIYSFGMCLLEMATLELPYTECDNVAKIYKKVTSGVRPQAMNKVKDPEVKAFIEKCLAQPRARPSAADLLKDPFFDGINNDDDE
- the LOC142540681 gene encoding putative serine/threonine-protein kinase WNK11 isoform X1; protein product: MFRTKTSGKSGGFLNSYGIENSQKGFEFLMPGMSSDLADPDKEPFVEVDPTGRYGRYNELLGSGAVKKVYRAFDQEEGIEVAWNQVKLRNFCGDEAMINRLYSEVRLLKTLKNKNIIALYSVWPDEKRNTLNFITEVCTSGNLREYRKKHKQVSIKALKKWSRQILNGLHYMHTQEPCVIHRDLNCSNVFINGNIGQVKIGDLGLAAIVGKNHSAHSLLGTPEFMAPELYEENYTELIDIYSFGMCLLEMATLELPYTECDNVAKIYKKVTSGVRPQAMNKVKDPEVKAFIEKCLAQPRARPSAADLLKDPFFDGINNDDDE
- the LOC142540680 gene encoding uncharacterized protein LOC142540680, whose product is MVLCFPSTPKKLAATVAFFLAGGSLFAAGLHLSYANVAPQQARIKARTDFVKERLRKKSGK